Proteins from a single region of Acidianus ambivalens:
- a CDS encoding APC family permease, with the protein MRLSKGSISLKEAYGQAMAVTAPLGSVVSTSTAAILYAGYSVVFTTLLALLGSALWIYTLTRYTSKLASAGGYYTYGYSAWRSKKISFFEALIEAFAYSFLNAVNAITVYLIISISLGIFGISLTPIEEGVIIFLAILYPTIISLSHIKFVLGKIVSISATAEAVLLIIMFAFSLTKGFHFSYLTPGNVPVHDLATAFVLSMVSISGAGAATYLGEEVKHPTKTVTLGMWLSLLIGGTAMFLGTYALVALWNGSLTALACSPQPLIYEMYSFGVFPLLIALVMSINSLFASNIGTTLGAARIIFNLSREKSAPAIFSKVNKSHEPVIATIFVGSITGLVTALSVIFLGINTAFADISTITGILWLSGRIIDGFGVPVFYYRIGQLGLFSATIPLVATGLNLWGVTESISVHDIASIVILTSTMAVLIGWYLLKGRKGNPGSLVVDDNNEVIPIDEYLKKLKEKSVTT; encoded by the coding sequence ATGAGGCTCAGCAAAGGATCAATTTCACTTAAAGAAGCTTATGGACAAGCGATGGCAGTCACTGCACCACTTGGTAGCGTAGTTTCTACTTCAACTGCAGCAATCCTTTACGCTGGTTACTCTGTAGTCTTTACTACATTACTTGCTTTACTAGGTAGTGCACTTTGGATTTATACGCTTACAAGATATACTTCAAAATTAGCTTCTGCAGGGGGATATTACACTTATGGTTATAGTGCGTGGAGGAGTAAGAAAATTTCGTTCTTTGAAGCTCTTATAGAAGCATTTGCTTATTCATTCCTTAACGCAGTAAACGCAATTACTGTATATCTTATTATATCTATCTCCTTAGGAATATTTGGCATTTCACTAACACCGATAGAAGAGGGGGTAATAATATTCTTAGCAATACTTTATCCTACAATTATATCTCTTTCTCATATAAAATTTGTATTGGGCAAGATTGTATCAATAAGTGCAACTGCAGAGGCCGTATTACTAATAATAATGTTTGCATTTTCCCTTACTAAAGGCTTTCATTTCAGCTATCTAACTCCGGGTAATGTTCCGGTACATGATCTTGCGACTGCGTTTGTTCTATCAATGGTAAGTATATCCGGAGCAGGAGCCGCTACATACTTGGGAGAAGAAGTCAAACATCCTACAAAGACGGTAACATTAGGAATGTGGTTATCATTGTTAATTGGAGGAACTGCAATGTTTTTAGGAACTTATGCTCTGGTAGCATTATGGAATGGTTCACTTACAGCCTTAGCTTGCTCTCCTCAGCCTTTAATTTATGAGATGTACTCCTTTGGTGTATTTCCGCTTTTAATAGCTTTAGTAATGTCAATAAATAGTTTATTTGCATCAAATATAGGCACTACTTTAGGTGCTGCAAGAATAATATTCAATCTATCGAGAGAAAAATCAGCTCCAGCAATATTTTCTAAGGTAAATAAGAGCCATGAACCGGTTATTGCTACAATATTTGTAGGAAGTATAACTGGATTAGTAACTGCATTATCAGTAATATTCCTTGGAATAAACACAGCATTTGCAGATATAAGTACCATAACTGGTATATTATGGTTATCTGGTAGAATAATAGATGGATTTGGAGTTCCCGTCTTCTATTATAGAATTGGACAACTTGGATTATTTAGTGCTACAATACCCTTAGTAGCTACTGGACTTAATCTTTGGGGAGTCACTGAAAGTATTTCAGTACATGACATTGCCTCAATTGTTATACTAACGTCAACAATGGCAGTTCTAATAGGTTGGTATTTACTTAAAGGTAGAAAAGGTAATCCAGGAAGTCTTGTAGTCGATGATAATAATGAGGTAATACCAATAGATGAATATCTAAAGAAATTGAAAGAAAAAAGTGTCACTACTTAA
- a CDS encoding universal stress protein — protein sequence MKVVLAYDGSDYSKKALFFALRFLKKEDEIHIVTVVKEAPKSPEQVIIDSEEKAKRSIDEIKSELEGYNVKEKILESNDVADSLIGYCKEIGCDLIVTGSRGLTGLKKVILGSVSSALVSKSPYPVLVVK from the coding sequence ATGAAAGTAGTTTTAGCTTATGATGGATCAGATTATTCAAAGAAGGCTTTGTTTTTTGCTTTAAGATTTCTTAAGAAGGAAGATGAAATACACATAGTTACTGTAGTAAAAGAAGCTCCAAAAAGCCCAGAACAAGTTATAATAGATTCTGAGGAGAAAGCAAAAAGGTCAATAGATGAGATAAAAAGTGAGTTAGAAGGCTATAATGTTAAGGAAAAAATTCTCGAAAGTAATGATGTTGCAGATAGCTTAATAGGATATTGTAAGGAAATTGGATGTGATTTAATAGTTACTGGTAGTAGAGGTCTAACGGGCTTAAAAAAGGTGATTTTAGGTAGCGTATCTTCAGCGTTAGTTAGTAAATCTCCTTATCCAGTTTTAGTTGTTAAGTAG
- a CDS encoding TldD/PmbA family protein: MFEILDKAKNQGYSAEIFYVKRTEFSINEEKQIYSRFLNEEGYGLRVFKDGKVGFAYSTRLDDNLLDIAIKSWKVSERDDANQIPTPNKVSYLSLYKKFDLSEVVKEKIRELEELKEKKINIVTLNSTAWVSEVRIVSTEGMNLSEKRSGISVSVSANYKDSTYVGPEIYETRSFRDPSTSIDEMKDTIVEKVQITSERTTLDFKPKSVVLTTKAVYYLVFPLLSHAISLENYYRHRSPLKEGELINENLRIIDNPLIENSVYSRSFDGEGQQSLNNEIINANVKKFLSNYYWSLKAKRENTASASRGYSSIPYIYPSNLEFYVKNEEEDLSEEGKVYVDEVQGVHTSNFDTGEFSVVGSVSWIIKDGKKISLKEIVITSNLKDLLKGIQRTSKKRLMIGNVSTGELEIQGLSVV, translated from the coding sequence ATGTTTGAGATACTAGATAAGGCAAAAAATCAAGGGTATTCTGCAGAAATTTTTTACGTAAAAAGGACAGAGTTCTCAATAAACGAGGAAAAACAAATATATTCTAGGTTCCTAAACGAAGAAGGTTACGGTCTCAGAGTGTTTAAAGATGGAAAAGTTGGCTTTGCTTATTCTACGAGACTTGATGATAATTTATTAGATATCGCAATAAAATCTTGGAAAGTCTCTGAAAGAGATGATGCAAATCAAATCCCTACACCTAATAAGGTAAGCTATTTGAGTCTTTATAAAAAATTTGACTTAAGTGAAGTAGTAAAGGAAAAAATTAGGGAACTAGAGGAATTAAAGGAAAAGAAAATTAACATAGTAACCTTAAACTCTACAGCATGGGTTAGCGAAGTAAGAATTGTTAGTACTGAAGGAATGAATTTAAGCGAAAAAAGAAGCGGAATCTCGGTAAGCGTTAGCGCAAATTATAAGGATTCAACCTATGTGGGCCCAGAGATCTATGAGACAAGGTCCTTCAGAGATCCTTCAACTAGCATTGATGAGATGAAAGATACAATAGTAGAGAAAGTTCAGATCACGTCAGAGAGAACTACTCTAGACTTTAAACCTAAGTCCGTAGTCTTAACAACTAAAGCAGTTTATTATTTAGTATTCCCCTTGTTAAGCCACGCCATATCACTGGAGAATTACTATAGGCATAGAAGCCCTCTAAAAGAAGGAGAGTTAATCAACGAGAACTTGAGGATCATAGATAATCCACTAATTGAGAACAGTGTCTATAGTAGGTCTTTTGACGGCGAAGGTCAACAATCACTAAACAATGAGATAATAAATGCTAATGTAAAGAAATTCCTTAGTAACTACTATTGGTCTCTTAAGGCTAAAAGAGAGAATACTGCTTCGGCTTCAAGAGGATATTCTTCGATACCTTACATTTATCCAAGTAATTTAGAATTTTACGTAAAGAATGAGGAAGAAGACTTATCTGAAGAAGGTAAAGTTTACGTAGATGAAGTTCAAGGAGTTCACACGAGTAATTTTGATACTGGGGAATTTAGTGTAGTTGGTTCTGTATCTTGGATAATTAAAGATGGTAAAAAGATTTCATTGAAAGAGATAGTAATTACGTCAAATCTAAAGGATTTACTTAAAGGAATTCAGAGAACCTCTAAAAAGAGATTAATGATAGGCAATGTTAGTACTGGAGAACTAGAAATTCAAGGCTTGAGTGTTGTCTAA
- the tldD gene encoding zinc metalloprotease TldD: MIEVLKKAENLGAIFADVRHYKYDELSLVVTENRKYVTTNGVDEGYSLRVLYNGNWGYSNSTKLDDEEVRNAINSAYGDEKVNITFLPPKKDKVVIKQEKPLSKSLEEIMSDLDKIKGELLKDERVKSVNVRYFHEGVKKDYASTEGREIYQEYVLSGISISAVAREGDIVASSFYSAYTYKGYPLEVFDINQMIETLRKRLNNQLKGKTPKAGEFDVVLGPDVVGVFSHEALGHLAEADLAVNGVLGQLRGKKIAPDYVSVHDSPKMDYNMAIGLTPYDDEGVEGREVKIVEKGIVSEFLVDRYYSTFLGERPTGNARAEDFRSPILIRMRNTFMLPGDRRVDELISEIKEGYYIVSPLGGQTSPDGTFQFGIQEGYYIHNGEIGEPIRNMGISGYTIETLGRIKGVSKEFDVWPGFCGKGGQSVPVGTGGPYISVKVKVGGYV; the protein is encoded by the coding sequence ATGATTGAAGTTTTAAAAAAGGCTGAAAATTTAGGTGCAATCTTTGCCGATGTAAGGCATTATAAGTATGACGAGTTGTCGTTAGTTGTAACGGAGAATAGAAAATATGTAACAACTAACGGAGTAGATGAAGGTTATTCGCTAAGAGTATTATATAATGGAAATTGGGGCTATTCGAATTCAACAAAGCTTGACGATGAAGAAGTAAGGAATGCAATAAATTCTGCTTATGGTGATGAAAAAGTTAATATAACTTTCTTACCACCAAAAAAGGATAAAGTTGTAATAAAACAGGAAAAACCATTGTCAAAAAGTTTAGAAGAAATAATGTCTGATCTGGATAAGATTAAGGGAGAGTTACTCAAGGATGAAAGAGTAAAATCAGTGAACGTTAGATATTTTCATGAAGGAGTAAAGAAAGACTATGCAAGCACAGAAGGAAGAGAAATTTACCAAGAATATGTATTGAGCGGAATTTCGATTTCAGCCGTTGCTAGAGAAGGTGACATTGTCGCATCCTCTTTCTATTCTGCATATACTTACAAAGGATATCCATTAGAAGTATTTGACATAAACCAAATGATAGAGACGTTAAGAAAAAGATTAAATAATCAACTTAAAGGCAAAACTCCCAAGGCTGGAGAATTTGATGTAGTACTTGGTCCAGATGTTGTAGGAGTTTTTTCACACGAAGCTTTAGGTCACTTAGCCGAGGCGGATTTAGCAGTTAATGGAGTACTTGGTCAATTAAGAGGAAAGAAAATTGCCCCAGATTACGTATCAGTACACGATTCACCTAAAATGGATTATAATATGGCTATAGGACTTACTCCCTATGATGATGAAGGAGTTGAAGGTAGAGAAGTAAAGATAGTAGAAAAAGGAATTGTTTCAGAATTCCTAGTAGATAGATATTATTCAACGTTCCTAGGAGAAAGGCCTACCGGCAATGCAAGAGCTGAAGATTTTAGAAGTCCTATACTAATTAGGATGAGAAATACATTCATGCTTCCAGGAGATAGGAGGGTTGACGAATTAATTAGTGAAATAAAAGAAGGATATTACATAGTTTCTCCCCTTGGAGGTCAAACTAGTCCAGACGGAACATTCCAATTTGGAATACAGGAAGGATATTACATTCATAACGGTGAGATAGGAGAACCTATTAGGAACATGGGAATTTCAGGTTATACTATAGAAACTCTAGGTAGAATAAAAGGAGTTTCAAAAGAGTTTGACGTTTGGCCTGGCTTTTGCGGTAAAGGCGGGCAAAGCGTTCCAGTAGGAACAGGCGGACCTTATATAAGTGTTAAGGTTAAGGTGGGAGGATATGTTTGA
- a CDS encoding CopG family ribbon-helix-helix protein: MNVEKISVSIPKDIMEQLDKFMKTSSSLDRSKIFQIAIKNFLDENSLEDVDVVGIINIIYDDEVTDEITKLQHEKLSSIISTLHIHLNEKECMEAIAVKGKKSDLVKLTSSLSQIKGVKKAKLLTYEVKEK, encoded by the coding sequence ATGAATGTAGAAAAGATTAGTGTTTCGATCCCTAAAGACATAATGGAACAACTCGATAAGTTCATGAAAACTTCATCTTCTCTTGATAGGTCTAAGATTTTTCAAATAGCAATTAAAAATTTCTTAGATGAAAATTCTCTGGAAGACGTAGACGTAGTTGGGATAATAAATATAATCTATGATGATGAAGTTACTGATGAAATTACTAAATTACAACACGAGAAACTTTCTTCAATAATTTCCACTCTTCATATTCATCTTAACGAGAAAGAATGCATGGAAGCAATAGCTGTGAAAGGTAAAAAATCCGATTTAGTAAAGTTAACTTCTTCCTTATCTCAAATTAAAGGAGTTAAAAAGGCTAAATTATTAACATATGAAGTGAAGGAAAAATGA
- a CDS encoding B3/4 domain-containing protein, which yields MNIIVSEDCKNLGIFVAHTEVLGVNNSKGKLEEDMRKVEEMYSQEDPEKLKLNPIVRAYRDFYWKIGIDPTKVRPAGEALRRRINRSGKLPRINDIVDAGNIASSSTLVPIGIYDISKIVGEPSIVLSKGGEEFYAIGKDKPEILQKGIPIMVDKEKVMHIYPHRDSKITSVTDTTRDILIVGAGVPGVPQELVGNAVNIVVELVLKYLGGKQTHQVVFS from the coding sequence ATGAATATAATAGTGAGCGAAGACTGTAAAAACCTTGGAATATTTGTTGCCCACACTGAAGTTCTAGGAGTAAATAATAGTAAAGGAAAATTAGAGGAAGACATGAGAAAAGTTGAAGAAATGTATTCTCAAGAAGATCCAGAAAAACTAAAGCTCAATCCTATTGTAAGAGCCTACAGAGATTTTTATTGGAAAATAGGCATAGATCCTACCAAAGTAAGGCCAGCAGGAGAGGCATTAAGAAGAAGAATAAACAGAAGCGGTAAGCTTCCGAGGATAAATGATATTGTTGATGCAGGCAATATAGCTAGCTCGTCAACTTTAGTTCCAATAGGAATATATGATATTTCCAAGATTGTTGGAGAGCCTTCAATAGTACTGAGTAAGGGAGGAGAAGAATTTTATGCAATAGGAAAAGATAAGCCTGAAATTCTTCAAAAAGGAATACCTATAATGGTAGATAAGGAAAAAGTAATGCATATTTATCCTCATAGAGATTCAAAGATAACTAGTGTAACAGATACTACAAGGGATATATTAATAGTTGGTGCAGGCGTTCCTGGAGTACCGCAGGAATTAGTAGGCAATGCTGTGAATATTGTAGTTGAATTAGTGCTTAAGTATTTAGGAGGTAAACAAACACACCAGGTGGTTTTCAGTTGA
- a CDS encoding homoserine dehydrogenase encodes MKLMLVGYGNVGKAFRKLLHEKKVKELENVKIAGIVTTRGLMLKDQEEFVPDKKVDVLEALDEVQPDVVVDMASANYKTGEPSLSLYLSALKRGIHVITTNKAPLALKYKEIINTAISHGSKIFFQATVMSGTPSINLYRILPAMKVRKIRGILNGTTNYILTRMSQGLSFNEALKEAQELGYAERDPTLDINGFDAAGKITILSNVYFSRYISINDVKFEGIGNIEIGDALKRGNKIKLIAYADEKETYVKPAEITKEDFLYNVDGVNNALEIESDIQKITIVGPGAGPLNAAYGAFSDLILLLRGENLPGL; translated from the coding sequence TTGAAGTTAATGCTCGTAGGATATGGAAATGTAGGAAAAGCATTTAGAAAATTACTTCATGAAAAGAAAGTGAAAGAGCTAGAAAATGTAAAAATTGCTGGAATTGTAACAACTAGAGGATTAATGTTAAAAGATCAAGAAGAGTTTGTTCCAGACAAGAAAGTTGACGTGTTGGAAGCGTTAGATGAAGTTCAGCCTGATGTAGTTGTAGATATGGCCTCTGCAAACTACAAGACTGGAGAGCCATCGCTTTCATTATATTTGAGCGCATTAAAGAGGGGAATTCACGTTATTACTACAAATAAGGCTCCATTAGCGTTAAAATATAAGGAAATAATAAATACTGCAATATCGCACGGTTCTAAGATATTCTTTCAAGCTACTGTAATGAGCGGTACTCCTTCAATAAATCTTTACAGAATTTTGCCTGCAATGAAAGTTAGGAAAATAAGGGGCATTTTAAACGGTACAACTAATTATATCTTAACTAGGATGAGTCAAGGGTTATCTTTTAATGAAGCATTAAAGGAAGCTCAAGAATTAGGTTATGCAGAAAGAGATCCCACGCTTGATATAAATGGTTTTGACGCCGCAGGAAAAATAACAATCTTATCTAATGTGTATTTCTCTAGATACATCTCAATTAATGATGTAAAGTTTGAGGGAATAGGTAATATAGAAATTGGAGATGCTCTGAAAAGAGGTAATAAAATAAAACTCATAGCATATGCAGACGAAAAAGAAACTTATGTGAAACCAGCGGAGATTACAAAAGAGGATTTTCTTTACAATGTAGATGGGGTCAACAATGCACTAGAGATAGAAAGTGACATTCAAAAAATAACTATTGTAGGTCCAGGAGCAGGACCACTAAATGCTGCTTATGGAGCATTTTCAGACTTGATTTTATTATTGAGAGGAGAGAATTTACCAGGATTGTAA
- the cyoE gene encoding heme o synthase, which translates to MATSPTVKLIYYAKLSKPRIIWLLDLAALAGAALSSRFLLIPLISVLAGGTLASGGAMIINEGIEIDKDKVMKRTSKRPTVMGYVSKKEAILVGSVMLALGTAIGLIANPLTSFFILLGGLIYILVYTIWLKPRTPLNIVIGGFAGSAAAWAGYAAMTDSFTIPSLLLGLLIFMWTPGHFWSLALKYKEDYSKAGIPMLPVLLPEKDSAKYIAISNALMAPFALILYLYVGLPYLIVTSIMTALLLYNSIILFRNPTAEEAWKSFKISAPYLAVILLTIIILKII; encoded by the coding sequence ATGGCAACTTCACCAACTGTAAAATTAATTTATTACGCAAAACTTAGCAAGCCAAGAATTATTTGGTTATTAGATCTTGCAGCGTTAGCTGGTGCAGCGTTGTCCTCTAGGTTTCTTCTGATCCCATTAATTTCCGTATTGGCTGGCGGAACCTTAGCATCTGGTGGAGCAATGATAATTAATGAAGGAATTGAGATTGATAAGGATAAAGTAATGAAAAGAACTTCTAAAAGGCCTACAGTAATGGGTTATGTGAGCAAGAAAGAAGCGATACTTGTTGGTTCAGTAATGCTTGCACTAGGAACGGCTATAGGATTAATTGCAAATCCATTAACTTCCTTCTTTATACTATTAGGAGGATTAATTTATATTCTGGTGTATACTATTTGGTTAAAACCTAGAACACCATTAAATATTGTTATTGGAGGATTTGCAGGAAGTGCTGCGGCCTGGGCAGGATATGCTGCAATGACAGATTCTTTTACTATTCCTTCCTTATTATTGGGGTTACTAATATTTATGTGGACCCCCGGTCATTTTTGGTCTCTAGCTCTAAAATATAAGGAAGATTATAGCAAAGCTGGAATTCCTATGTTACCAGTCCTTCTACCAGAAAAGGATTCTGCAAAGTATATTGCAATTTCCAATGCCTTAATGGCTCCATTTGCGTTAATATTATATCTCTACGTAGGTCTACCTTATTTGATAGTAACTTCAATAATGACCGCCTTGTTGCTTTACAATTCCATAATACTCTTTAGGAATCCCACGGCAGAAGAAGCCTGGAAATCCTTCAAAATATCCGCCCCATATCTTGCAGTTATATTACTAACTATTATAATATTAAAAATAATTTAA
- a CDS encoding enoyl-CoA hydratase/isomerase family protein, whose protein sequence is METVETKIENGIGWIILNRPDKLNAINLKMLEELEEVTKNFEENNDVKVIIFTGNGKAFSAGADISQFKELNSISAWNFAKKGRRVMDYIESVSKPTIAMINGYALGGGLELALACDFRIAAEEASLGLPEINLGIYPGFGGTQRLVRAIGKAKAMELMMTGDKIPAKEAERIGLVNKVVSLSSLKEETIKFAGKLMEKSPIALAILKHVILYGNDSPLLDGLNMESLGWGVAFSTEDEKEGVNAFLEKRKAIFKGK, encoded by the coding sequence ATGGAAACTGTCGAAACCAAAATTGAAAATGGAATAGGATGGATTATATTAAATAGGCCTGATAAACTAAACGCTATAAATTTAAAAATGTTAGAAGAATTGGAAGAAGTAACAAAAAATTTTGAAGAAAATAACGATGTTAAAGTAATAATTTTTACAGGTAATGGAAAAGCTTTTTCTGCTGGGGCAGATATATCGCAATTTAAAGAGTTAAATTCAATCTCTGCTTGGAACTTTGCTAAAAAGGGTAGAAGAGTTATGGATTATATAGAAAGCGTTAGTAAACCTACTATAGCAATGATCAATGGCTATGCATTAGGCGGAGGTCTAGAATTAGCTCTAGCCTGTGACTTTAGGATTGCTGCAGAAGAAGCATCTCTTGGTTTGCCAGAAATTAATTTAGGAATTTATCCTGGATTCGGAGGTACTCAAAGATTAGTGAGAGCTATAGGTAAAGCAAAAGCTATGGAGCTCATGATGACTGGAGATAAAATTCCTGCTAAAGAGGCAGAAAGAATTGGATTAGTTAATAAAGTGGTTTCTTTATCTTCTCTAAAAGAAGAAACTATTAAATTTGCTGGAAAGCTCATGGAAAAATCTCCCATAGCTCTAGCAATACTAAAACATGTAATTCTCTACGGTAATGACTCACCATTATTAGATGGATTAAATATGGAAAGCTTAGGTTGGGGAGTAGCATTCTCTACAGAAGATGAAAAAGAGGGAGTTAACGCTTTCCTTGAAAAAAGGAAAGCAATTTTTAAAGGAAAATAA
- the amrS gene encoding AmmeMemoRadiSam system radical SAM enzyme, which produces MSKEAVLYRKEGNRVRCLACARRCLIGEGQIGFCGVRSVRNGKLYLDVYGKVAAAHVDPIEKKPLVHFYPGSKVFSFSTYGCNWMCMYCQNYDLSQRRRPEGYEVSPEELVDMAIAYEAEGITYTYNEPAIFAEFAHDTGVIARKRGLFNTMVSNGYWTEELVDYVKDFLDAVTIDFKGNGEEKFMKRYTGASGPEPILETIRELHKNGIHVEITDLVIPQIGDDLKAAENLLKKIMDILGPDVPIHFLRFHPDYKLNYLPWTPVETLEKHYNLAKSLGFNYVYIGNVPGHPYESTYCPKCHNLVIGRDGFRITEWHLTEDMRCQYCGYKLPIVGKLSKHAFEEDRFEPVFI; this is translated from the coding sequence ATGAGTAAAGAAGCAGTACTATATAGAAAGGAAGGCAATAGAGTAAGATGTCTAGCTTGTGCTAGGAGATGTCTAATAGGAGAAGGACAAATAGGCTTCTGTGGAGTTAGGTCTGTAAGAAACGGAAAGTTGTACTTAGATGTTTACGGTAAGGTTGCTGCAGCTCACGTAGATCCTATAGAGAAGAAACCTTTAGTGCACTTTTACCCTGGATCAAAAGTTTTCTCGTTCTCCACATATGGTTGTAATTGGATGTGCATGTATTGCCAGAATTACGATTTAAGTCAAAGAAGAAGACCAGAAGGATATGAAGTATCTCCAGAGGAATTAGTAGATATGGCAATTGCATATGAGGCAGAGGGAATTACATATACTTACAATGAACCTGCGATATTTGCAGAGTTTGCACATGATACTGGAGTAATAGCTAGAAAAAGAGGATTATTTAATACAATGGTTAGCAACGGATACTGGACTGAGGAACTAGTAGACTACGTGAAAGATTTTCTTGATGCGGTAACAATAGACTTTAAGGGAAACGGCGAGGAAAAATTCATGAAGAGGTATACTGGAGCCTCTGGTCCAGAGCCTATATTGGAAACTATTAGAGAACTTCATAAGAATGGTATCCATGTTGAAATTACGGATTTAGTTATTCCTCAGATAGGAGATGATTTGAAGGCTGCAGAAAATTTACTTAAGAAAATAATGGACATTCTAGGTCCTGACGTCCCTATTCACTTCTTGAGGTTTCATCCAGATTATAAGCTTAATTACCTTCCTTGGACTCCAGTAGAAACCTTAGAAAAACACTACAATCTAGCAAAGTCGTTAGGATTTAATTATGTTTACATCGGAAATGTTCCAGGCCACCCTTATGAAAGTACCTATTGCCCAAAATGCCACAATTTAGTAATAGGTAGAGACGGCTTTAGAATTACAGAGTGGCATCTAACTGAAGATATGAGATGTCAATATTGTGGATATAAACTGCCAATAGTAGGTAAACTGTCTAAACACGCGTTTGAAGAAGATAGATTTGAGCCAGTTTTTATATAA
- a CDS encoding DUF309 domain-containing protein, protein MGKRHILLYPSTIEVKNLHNISIVDIRRCKYTEIDIMDDPQKVIKILGNPIKIINVNEEKESFPNLFFNCRFWEAHEVLEKIWITEIDEKRKKYLQALILLCASMIHYLKGHEKVSDDLLNKALSLISELPEELLPLFYISIALDS, encoded by the coding sequence ATGGGGAAAAGACATATTTTATTGTATCCGTCTACTATTGAGGTTAAGAATCTTCATAACATAAGTATAGTAGATATAAGGCGCTGTAAATATACGGAAATAGACATAATGGATGATCCTCAAAAAGTAATTAAGATCTTGGGAAATCCGATAAAAATAATTAATGTTAATGAGGAAAAGGAAAGCTTTCCAAACTTATTTTTCAATTGTAGATTTTGGGAGGCTCACGAGGTTCTTGAAAAAATATGGATTACAGAGATAGACGAAAAAAGGAAAAAGTACCTTCAAGCTTTAATACTTTTATGTGCTTCAATGATTCATTATTTAAAGGGACACGAAAAGGTATCTGATGATTTACTTAACAAGGCTTTATCTCTTATATCCGAACTTCCTGAGGAGCTCCTTCCTCTCTTTTATATCAGCATCGCTCTCGACTCCTAG
- a CDS encoding adenosine-specific kinase yields MVNIDVVRIDIPEGTNVIIGQSHFIKTVEDLYETLASSSPSIKFGIAFNEASGKRLVRFDGNDEELIKLAIENAKRIGAGHTFVIYIKNAYPINVLNRIKNVEEVVRIFAATANPLQVLVAETDQGRGVIGVVDGYTPLGVESDADIKERKELLRKFGYKR; encoded by the coding sequence ATGGTAAATATAGATGTTGTAAGGATAGATATACCAGAAGGTACAAATGTAATAATTGGACAGTCTCACTTTATAAAAACTGTGGAAGACTTATACGAAACCTTAGCTTCTTCATCACCTAGTATAAAATTTGGAATAGCATTTAATGAAGCAAGTGGCAAAAGATTAGTAAGATTTGATGGTAATGACGAAGAGCTAATAAAACTTGCAATAGAGAATGCAAAAAGAATTGGTGCAGGACATACTTTTGTGATTTATATAAAAAATGCGTATCCTATCAATGTACTTAATAGAATAAAGAATGTTGAAGAAGTTGTTAGAATATTTGCGGCAACAGCAAATCCATTGCAAGTATTAGTTGCAGAAACTGACCAAGGAAGAGGAGTAATTGGAGTAGTAGACGGTTATACTCCACTAGGAGTCGAGAGCGATGCTGATATAAAAGAGAGGAAGGAGCTCCTCAGGAAGTTCGGATATAAGAGATAA
- a CDS encoding cupin domain-containing protein, whose protein sequence is MGHVLEREDKQEELTKEIKSIVKEIENDDLKVVTFMEYTSPPKEIKPKVIKFNKALELLRLIAKQGKIQKGVAKIMFYSPSTERSRGLTPTMMAGFQYIEPGVATKPHSHNMASIYLVVKGKGYSIIDGKKYYWEEGDIFVVPANAVHSHVNTSNEEVVLFDVTDSGLLENLGILEFKEED, encoded by the coding sequence ATGGGGCACGTTTTAGAGAGAGAAGATAAACAGGAAGAATTAACAAAGGAAATAAAATCTATAGTTAAAGAAATTGAGAACGATGACCTTAAAGTAGTAACCTTCATGGAATATACTTCACCACCTAAGGAAATCAAACCTAAAGTAATTAAATTTAACAAGGCTTTAGAGCTCTTAAGGCTAATAGCAAAGCAAGGTAAGATACAAAAGGGCGTTGCAAAAATCATGTTTTACAGTCCAAGTACCGAAAGATCAAGAGGACTAACTCCAACGATGATGGCAGGTTTTCAATACATTGAGCCAGGAGTAGCTACAAAACCACATTCCCATAACATGGCCTCCATTTACTTAGTGGTTAAAGGTAAAGGATACTCAATAATAGATGGCAAGAAATACTATTGGGAAGAAGGAGACATATTTGTAGTTCCTGCTAACGCTGTTCATTCACACGTAAATACCTCAAATGAAGAAGTTGTACTATTTGATGTAACTGATTCAGGATTATTAGAGAACCTAGGAATATTAGAATTTAAGGAAGAAGATTAA